In the genome of Fulvivirga maritima, one region contains:
- a CDS encoding pectate lyase family protein translates to MKLYLMPLFGVFLAVLCEAQTLAFPGADGFGKHATGGRGGKVLVVSNLNDQGEGSLREAIKAKGPRIVVFAVSGTIALESELPIDNGDITIAGQSAPGEGICIKNYPVRISADNVIVRYLRLRLGTDKKIEEDAFNGRRHKNIIIDHCSMSWSTDECASFYGNTDFTMQWCIISESLNKSVHHKGNHGYGGIWGGKGASFHHNLLAHHSSRNPRFSGSASTPNTPDELVDFRNNVIYNWGHNSAYGGEKGKYNMVNNYYKPGPATKKSVINRIVNPSEPYGQFYVEGNLIFNDEKVSSNNWSGGVQCDDPQAAKANVPFEVMTLECEESTEEAYASVLQYAGANLHRDAIDSRIVKEVKTGTATYGNGIIDTPQQVGGWPELKATKAPTDSDKDGMPDTWEKEHHLNPDDSSDGAIFSLNNDYTNVEIYLNELVK, encoded by the coding sequence ATGAAATTATATCTTATGCCTTTGTTCGGCGTGTTTTTAGCTGTTTTGTGCGAAGCTCAGACTTTAGCTTTTCCTGGAGCTGATGGTTTTGGAAAACATGCTACTGGTGGCAGAGGCGGTAAGGTATTAGTAGTTTCTAACCTTAATGATCAAGGAGAAGGCAGTCTCAGAGAAGCGATTAAAGCCAAAGGACCCAGAATAGTGGTATTCGCGGTGTCTGGTACCATAGCATTAGAATCAGAATTGCCCATAGATAATGGAGATATAACCATAGCAGGGCAGTCGGCACCGGGAGAGGGTATTTGTATAAAGAACTATCCGGTGAGAATCTCTGCTGACAATGTCATTGTTCGTTACCTGCGATTGAGGCTGGGAACAGATAAAAAAATTGAAGAAGATGCTTTTAACGGACGCAGGCATAAAAATATAATTATTGATCACTGCTCCATGAGCTGGTCTACTGATGAGTGTGCTTCATTTTACGGAAATACTGACTTTACCATGCAGTGGTGCATTATTTCCGAAAGCCTTAATAAATCAGTTCATCATAAAGGAAATCATGGTTATGGAGGCATATGGGGAGGAAAAGGCGCTTCTTTTCACCATAACTTATTAGCACACCATAGTAGTAGAAACCCACGCTTCAGTGGCTCTGCCTCTACTCCTAACACTCCAGATGAGTTAGTGGACTTCAGAAATAATGTCATTTATAACTGGGGTCATAATAGTGCTTACGGAGGGGAAAAAGGGAAGTATAATATGGTGAATAACTATTACAAGCCCGGTCCTGCTACCAAGAAATCGGTGATCAATAGAATCGTAAACCCCAGTGAGCCTTATGGACAATTCTATGTGGAAGGAAACCTGATTTTCAATGATGAAAAGGTGAGTTCTAATAACTGGTCAGGCGGAGTACAGTGTGATGATCCTCAAGCTGCTAAGGCTAATGTACCTTTCGAAGTAATGACTTTGGAATGCGAAGAATCTACAGAAGAGGCTTATGCTTCCGTGTTGCAATATGCAGGAGCCAACTTACATAGAGATGCTATTGATTCCCGAATAGTGAAAGAAGTAAAGACAGGTACTGCTACCTATGGAAATGGAATTATAGATACACCACAGCAGGTGGGAGGCTGGCCTGAGCTAAAAGCCACAAAAGCCCCTACAGATAGTGATAAAGATGGTATGCCTGATACCTGGGAAAAGGAGCATCACCTGAACCCTGATGATAGTAGTGACGGCGCTATTTTTAGTCTTAATAATGATTATACCAATGTAGAAATATATTTAAATGAACTCGTGAAATGA